ATCCCGGCGCTCGGCATCGGGGGCGGGTTCTCGAGCGCCGAGGCGGGGCTCCGTCTGCGCTACGAGATCGCGCGCGAGTTCGCGCCCTATGTAGGCATCGTGCATGAGCGAAAGTTTGGACGAACCGCATCCTTCGCGCGTGCGTCCGGCGAGGATACGCATGCGACCAGTCTCGTCCTGGGGGTCCGTGCCTGGTTCTGAAGGTTATAGGTGCAGGGCTGAAGATGGTGGCGCATGCGCATAGCGCGGTTCAGGAGGTCTGATGCTCTACCTAGCAATCAAGGCGGCGATTTCCGGCGTGCTCATCGCGCTCGTCTCGGAGATCGCCCGCCGCTCCCCCGGCTTCGGCGCGCTGGTCGCGTCGCTGCCGCTGGTCTCTGTCCTCGGCATGATCTGGCTCTGGCGCGACAAACCCGACATAACGCTGATGGCCGATCACGCACTCGCGACCTTCTGGTATGTGCTTCCCAGCCTGCCGATGTTCTTGGTGATCCCACTGTTACTCAAGCGTGGCGTCGGTTTCTTGCCGTCGCTCGCAGCCGGATGCGTGCTGACGGTGCTGCTCTATGCGGGGATGACGGTTGTGCTGGGACGATTCGGGGTCCGGCTTTAAGGCGGCTACTTCATGACCTCGCGATGCCAGATTAGCGAATCCAGCTTACCGGTTCGAGGCAATGTATATTGAGCAAGCGCATAAGCCTTGGTCGCCACCCCGAATCCACCTGACCTCTAGCGACCGATGGTCGGAGATAACCTCTAGCAGTTGAGCGGATTGAAACGCAGAAATCCACTAGCCTCTTGGCGGGGATCTACCCACTGTCCGCGCAAGTCACGCGATGGCTGCTTTCGTGGTTCGTCCTGCCAAAAGCCGCCAGACCGCTTACGGCCCACATCCCGCCGTTCGCTACCCCTGCCGGGCGATGGCCGAAAATGGGCCGCAACCGGACTGGCGGCTTGTGGCCGCCGGAGCGGCATAAGCAGACATCGTAGCGGGTGGTGCGCGTACAACTCGAATTAGGCCGTCAGCAGCCTGTCTATTTTCGGGTACGGCAGTGGGCAAAGCCGACGCACGTAAGCCGATTGCGCCAGAACTCCGTTTCTGAACACTGCCGTCTTCCGCTCGATCATCACCTCGCAGTGGGTCTGCGGTCCGAGAGCATGGCTCTCGATCTCGCCCCGATTGCGGACCATGTCGTTGGTCGACCCTTGTGCGTCACGCTCTCGACCGGCCGCACCCGTCGATATGTCAATCATCAATTCCCGCATGACAATCGCCGCGCAGCACAATCTCATAACGATATAAAGATATCTTTATATCAGGATTGACAGCGTAGTTTCGATTGTGTTGAAAGGGCGCGTCGAGGTTCCCCGCCTCAGGCACGACGGCGGGGCTAAGACGGGAAGCCGGTGATGTCCTTCTGGGCAGATTCCGGCGCTGCCCCCGCAACTGTAAGCGGCGAGTGGCGGTTCCATTTTGTGCCACTGAGCGTCCGCAAGACGCTCGGGAAGGCCGGAACCACCGCGACGACCCGTGAGCCAGGAGACCTGCCTCCGACGCGATAACGTTCCTCGGACGGGGGTGTCTCCGGTGGATCGCGCTTGACGCAGGGCTTGCGGCTGTCCGCCGTCGCCTGTCCATCGTGCGCGTTCTTCCTTCGGCCCTCCTGCCCGCACATGCAGTTTGGGGTACCGACCATGACCGACAGCGCCTTCACCTTCACGCTCAAGAGCATTCCGTTCGACGAAGAGTATCGGCCGGCCGACAATACGCGGATCACGACCAACTTCGCCAATCTGGCGCGGGGTGAGCGCCGTGAGGAAAATCTGCGCAACACGCTGCGCATGATCGACAACCGCTTCAATTCACTGGTGCACTGGGACAATCCGGCGGGCGATCGCTACGCGCTCGAGCTCACCATCATCACCGCCGAGATGCATGTCGCCGCCAACGGCGCTCAGGATGCGTTCCCGCTGATCGAGATCCTCAGGACCACGATCATCGACAAGAAGACCAGAGCGCGGATGGACGGCATCGTCGGGAACAATTTTTCCTCCTACATCCGCGATTACGACTTCAGCGTCGTGCTGCCCGAACATAGCAAGGCGCATCCCAACTCGGGCACGCCAGAAGGGTTCGGCGACCTTCACGGCAATCTGTTCAAGCATTTCCTGAAGTCGGAAGCGTATCGCGCAACGTTCAGCAAGCCGCCTGTGATCTGTCTCAGCGTGTCGAGCAACAAGACCTATCAGCGTACCGGCAACGAGCACCCGATCCTGGGCTTTGAATATGAGAATGACGAGTTCTCGGCGACCGACGACTATTTCGCGAAGATGGGGATGAAGGTCCGCTACTTCATGCCGCGCAACAGCGCCGCGCCCTTCGCCTTCTACCATATCGGCGACCTGCTGGGCGACTATACCAACCTCGAGCTGGTCAGCACGATTGCGACGATGGACACGTTCCAGCGCATCTATCGCCCCGAGATCTACAACGCCAATTCGGTAGCGGCGGAACAGTATCGGCCTAGCCTGAAATACCAGGACTATTCGCTGACCCGCATCGTCTATGACCGCGAGGAGCGTAGCCGGCTCGCGTTTGAACAGGGCAAGTTCGCCGAAGAGCGGTTCATCAAGCCCTATCGCGCAGCGCTTGAACAATGGTCGGCCAGTTTCGCCGCCTGATCTCCCCTGAATTCAAAGGTATTTTCGAACATGACGATGTTGTTGCCCACGACGACCGCGGGCAGTCTGCCCAAGCCCTCCTGGCTCGCTGAGCCCGAGAAGCTGTGGGCCGCGTGGAAGCATGAAGGCGAAGAACTTGTCGCCGCCAAGCAGGACGCGCTGCGCCTTGCGGTCGATGATCAGAAAAAGGCGGGTATCGACATCGTCGGCGATGGCGAACAGACGCGCCAGCATTTTGTCACCACCTTCATCGAGCATCTGGAAGGCGTCGATTGGGAAAAGAAGCAGGTCATGCGCATCCGCAACCGCTACGACGCCAGCGTGCCGTCGGTGGTGGGCGCGGTGTCGCGGCCCAGGTCGGTGTTCGTCGAGGATGCCAAGTACCTGCGCGCGCAGACCGACGGGCCGATCAAATGGACGCTGCCCGGTCCGATGACGATGATCGATACGTTGTACGACGATCACTATAAGAGCCGTGAGAAGCTCGCCTGGGAATTCGCCTGCATCCTCAACGAAGAGGCGAAGGAGCTGGAAGCCGCAGGCGTCGATATTGTCCAGTTCGACGAACCGGCGTTCAACGTCTTTTTCGACGAGGCGAACGACTGGGGCATCAAGACTCTGGAGCGCGCCGCCGAGGGGCTGAAGTGTGAGACCGCGGTCCACATCTGCTATGGCTATGGCATCAAGGCTAACACCGACTGGAAGAAGACGCTCGGCTCCGAATGGCGGCAATATGAGGAAATCTTCCCCAATTTGCAGAAGTCGACGATCGATATCGTCAGCCTCGAATGCCAGTGTTCGCGCGTACCGATGGACCTGATCGAGCTCATTCGCGGCAAGAAGGTGATGGTCGGCGCGATCGACGTGGCGACCGACACGGTCGAGACGCCCGAAGAGGTCGCGGCGACGCTGCGCAACGCGTTGCGCTTCGTCGATGCCGACAAGCTCATCCCCGCCACCAACTGCGGCATGGCGCCGCTGTCGCGTGCGGTTGCGAACGGCAAGCTGAGGGCGCTGGGTGCGGGTGCGGAGATCGTCCGCAAGGAACTGGCGGCGTAAGCAAAAATCGGGTCCGGCGATGCCCACACGGCATCGCCGGACGGCGTATCCGGGCGCGGTCGCGTGCTCGATTCAGGAATATTCGATGAACGCTCTTCTGCGCCGCCCGCGGCTCGATCCCTATATCTTCGCGATCATGGCGATGGTCGCGGTGGCCGCGATCATTCCCGCGCGGGGCGTCGGGAAAGAGGTGCTTGATCATGTCGTGCACGCCGCGATCGCGCTGCTGTTCTTCATCTATGGCGCGAAGATTTCGCGGCAGGCGATCTGGCAGGGCATCGCCCATTGGCGCCTGCAGGGTCTGGTCTTTGCCACCACCTTCCTCGCCTTCCCGGTGATCGGGTTCGCGTTGATCGCTCTGGCGGGGGGCGTTCTGGATAGCGGGCTGGTCACCGGCCTGATGTTCCTGTGCCTGTTGCCCTCCACGGTGCAATCGTCGATCGCGCTGACCTCAATCGCGCGCGGCAATGTCCCGGCGGCGCTGTGCTGCGCGTCGCTGTCGAACCTAGCCGGGGTGGTGATCACGCCTGTGCTCGCGGCACTGCTGCTGACCACCAATAGCGGCGGCATTTCGCTCGACGCGGTGCGCGAGATCGCGCTGCAGATCCTGCTGCCCTTCATCATCGGCCAGTTGGCGCGCCCGCTGGTCGGCGACTGGTTCACCCGCCAGAAGACGCTGACGATGCTGGTCGATCGCGGATCGATCCTGCTGGTCGTCTATGCGGCGTTCAGCGCGGGCGTGGTCGCGGGCATCTGGAGCAAGGTGACGCCGCAGAGCATTGCGCTGGTCATCCTGCTCGATCTGCTGCTGCTGTCGATCGCCCTCGTCTTCACGACTGCGGCCGCTCGCCTGTCGCGCCTGCCGGTCGAGGATGAAGTCACGATCGCGTTCTGTGGATCGCAAAAGAGCATGGCGAGCGGACTGCCGATGGCGAACATCCTCTTTCCGGCCAGCACTGTTGGCCTGATCGTCCTGCCGCTGATGCTGTACCACCAGATGCAGCTGATGATCTGCGCCGCGCTCGCCCGGCGCTACAGCCTGCGCCCCGAACAAGCCGTGCCGATGGTCACAGCCGCGGCATGACCCCGATTCATCCAGCCGTCAGTCAAGGATCAAACCCTATGACCATCCTCCGCGATATCGACGACGACAGCGATCTGCGCCAGCTGTTCGGCCGGTTCCCGACCGGCGTCACGGCATTGTGCGCGATGAATGGGGACCAGCCGATCGGCATGACCGCAAGCGCCTTCGTGGCGATCTCGCTCAAGCCCGCATTGGTCTCGGTGTGCATCAAGCACGGGTCGTGGACCTGGCAGCAATTGCGCGGGTGCGACCGGATCGGAATCTCATTTCTGGGCCACGGGCACGCCGCAGTCGCGCGTCAGCTATCGCAGCGCAGCGACGACCGGTTTGAGGGGCTGGATTATGACGTGACCACCAACGGCGGGCTGTTCCTCGCCGGTGCGACAGCCTGGCTCGAATGCGCACTCGAGCGGGAGA
The genomic region above belongs to Sphingomonas sp. J315 and contains:
- a CDS encoding DUF3147 family protein, which encodes MLYLAIKAAISGVLIALVSEIARRSPGFGALVASLPLVSVLGMIWLWRDKPDITLMADHALATFWYVLPSLPMFLVIPLLLKRGVGFLPSLAAGCVLTVLLYAGMTVVLGRFGVRL
- a CDS encoding DUF1852 domain-containing protein, which codes for MTDSAFTFTLKSIPFDEEYRPADNTRITTNFANLARGERREENLRNTLRMIDNRFNSLVHWDNPAGDRYALELTIITAEMHVAANGAQDAFPLIEILRTTIIDKKTRARMDGIVGNNFSSYIRDYDFSVVLPEHSKAHPNSGTPEGFGDLHGNLFKHFLKSEAYRATFSKPPVICLSVSSNKTYQRTGNEHPILGFEYENDEFSATDDYFAKMGMKVRYFMPRNSAAPFAFYHIGDLLGDYTNLELVSTIATMDTFQRIYRPEIYNANSVAAEQYRPSLKYQDYSLTRIVYDREERSRLAFEQGKFAEERFIKPYRAALEQWSASFAA
- a CDS encoding methionine synthase, with amino-acid sequence MTMLLPTTTAGSLPKPSWLAEPEKLWAAWKHEGEELVAAKQDALRLAVDDQKKAGIDIVGDGEQTRQHFVTTFIEHLEGVDWEKKQVMRIRNRYDASVPSVVGAVSRPRSVFVEDAKYLRAQTDGPIKWTLPGPMTMIDTLYDDHYKSREKLAWEFACILNEEAKELEAAGVDIVQFDEPAFNVFFDEANDWGIKTLERAAEGLKCETAVHICYGYGIKANTDWKKTLGSEWRQYEEIFPNLQKSTIDIVSLECQCSRVPMDLIELIRGKKVMVGAIDVATDTVETPEEVAATLRNALRFVDADKLIPATNCGMAPLSRAVANGKLRALGAGAEIVRKELAA
- a CDS encoding bile acid:sodium symporter family protein; the protein is MNALLRRPRLDPYIFAIMAMVAVAAIIPARGVGKEVLDHVVHAAIALLFFIYGAKISRQAIWQGIAHWRLQGLVFATTFLAFPVIGFALIALAGGVLDSGLVTGLMFLCLLPSTVQSSIALTSIARGNVPAALCCASLSNLAGVVITPVLAALLLTTNSGGISLDAVREIALQILLPFIIGQLARPLVGDWFTRQKTLTMLVDRGSILLVVYAAFSAGVVAGIWSKVTPQSIALVILLDLLLLSIALVFTTAAARLSRLPVEDEVTIAFCGSQKSMASGLPMANILFPASTVGLIVLPLMLYHQMQLMICAALARRYSLRPEQAVPMVTAAA
- a CDS encoding flavin reductase family protein; the encoded protein is MTILRDIDDDSDLRQLFGRFPTGVTALCAMNGDQPIGMTASAFVAISLKPALVSVCIKHGSWTWQQLRGCDRIGISFLGHGHAAVARQLSQRSDDRFEGLDYDVTTNGGLFLAGATAWLECALEREIPAGDHDIVLFRLHRASVANAVMPLVFHSSDFHTLAPVDQMHCSLPSSGLKVGAAASAACADR